Genomic window (Palaemon carinicauda isolate YSFRI2023 chromosome 42, ASM3689809v2, whole genome shotgun sequence):
ggtaaagatgtgctgctgctttgaggaaaacgtgaagccgttgcgatggTTCCCTGACATGCAACTTGAAGTAGGAAGTGGCAAGGTACCCGACAaagtgttttttcctcctaccatatttcggcactaaattcttcacgtcccgccacttcctctccacagtattgGTATGAGCCTATGTCTGGAGATCAACAAAGTGAAGGGTGTGGTTAACCGTCAAATGCTTAAAACCTTCCTCTGCCAGACAGTTATAAGCTCGCCAACAGTCCGAAATTATGGTTGTGCCTGGCTCGATCCTCTCCTTGATCAGCGAGAGCAGGGTGTCACGATCCCGGGTTTCCACGGGGACCAGAAAAAACTCTCGTGATTCTCGGCAAATACCACCAAATACCCACTGGCCGTCTATTACTCGGCCAACATTATATTTCCGTTTGCCGAATTTTGACTCGTCAATTTCTACTGTACAATTGTGGCCGCCAATTTTCTTGCTGCACCGAGATACCCAATTAATTACAACTTCCCTGCAAAATGAAGACCAATCGCAGACAGTacctttatttaatttcaattcagAAATGGCCACTTTGTAGCCAAACCAGTTTTGAACccacaaaactataaattttaaataAGTGTCAATGTCCAGTTTTCCTTTGGAAAACCAGGTACCCACAAACACTGACACTTTATATGAACAACGCTTACGTCTACGTCCTTTCGTAATGTAAGACTTATCACACCTAAAACTATGTTTCTTGTAATCAATCCTACACACTTCCTGACAATGCGGACACTTTTTATTTTGCataattaaattgtgtctctggcacaaatccacaagTTTTTCGATTTTCCCCGAATAGGCTAAAACAAATTCACCGTAACTTAAGAAACAGTCGGCACAAGAAACGGGAATTTCtatttcttgtgcaatatcagatgacgtgcttcctacggcctccatgtctaggaacgaaataaaatggctgggtaagaaaatgtattgtcgcactgtgatgggtaagaaaatgtattgtcgcactgtgattggccaaacgtgaagacgccattgggaaagaaaatgtattgtcgcactgtgatcggccaaacgtgaagacgtcatagtgcactagtttgtctgcggattatagtggttacagggctcatttgagcaaaaataagacagtcaacaataacaacagacttaaaaaaatctgggaggaagacaagagtagcgtgagtttgatcgtcgatatttcgactattattgattttcactaaattatctcactggtataccattatatacatacattcctacatattctagtaaaaataaattgaatatcagtgttatcttcatgcggccctctcctagacattaaccttaTAACCAACTGCTcattcgttttcatctcccgcaacagcagtgtctgctatgttagttctcgcgtATCTAGGCATGATGAACTTTtatttaccggcttaaagaacaacttcgttTACAGCACATACAAAGAGATGTATTTCTACACCTGaaaccaattatgtcccatgtcaacggaaaatgacacatcggaacatgggttttttcacattATTACAAAAAAGTTGTGAATACACtatacacagcccgatactctcagaaGAGTACCCACTTGCTTGTACGTTTGATCAAGTGGTACTGCTTAACCCTTGGCAAGTAAAATGCAATGTCTCTctttcaatatgctgaattgttagcttttgtggaattctccactgtgatagaatatactgtcaccaataggctttcaacacATTACCTTATAAGACTTTGtacacgtcacttataacagagttcagtgatcgcgcactacaatttatgacagtcatagtactcataAAAAGGTTATTAATCACaccgtataaaacacatattttgcatacaagcaTTAGGACAtatattaagtatgtatatatatatatatatatatatatatatatatatatatatatatatatatatatatatatatatatatatatatatatatatatatatatatatatatatatatatctatatatacatatatacatatgcatatatatacatatatgcatatgcatatatatatatatatatatatatatatatatatatatatatatatatatatatatatatatatatatatatgcatatatatacatacatatatatacatatatactgtatatgtaataaatgaaatagtttgttattacatgtttaaaacccatgacgtaatatgtcattgtggttgaagatgctagcgtgaaatttgctgtagtcatacaaaatcataaacaggatgtactttgcagcctcggcaatgtaacatttttctgaaacgtcaacaccaatgcatagtgtgtgaaagattgtgtcgtcaccggatgtaggtgtcttccgagagagaatgtaaaagtttccatattgtgtttgaATGCTATGACAACCAAGCATaccatatctgtgatatcgataatttaagcagttcatatctatacttcacctgaattggtcatccgaccaaaccagctccactcctatgatggagatgtttaactctgttgtttttagagaataaatacattttaaagttactaagatgaacttcattatcaagacttaacatcttaaacaacacatactcaatgtgtgcttataaaagtagcacactaataaatggtggcagcggttaaactctacgattCAGAGAAAGATcctcaagtaattataataataaactctaagaattagaggaagatcttcaagacatcaaaataaagctgtaaaaaccagagaaagatcttcaagatatcaacattaatgaatctacaattttgactaagtaacatagtccatcgaaatctataacatttaatgaatgttatacatacaaactgatgaactggatcttcaatcaacatcctaggaaacccaaggactgacgttcaacgcttacaaaacatatccaggaagcactacattcaacggaaactcaaaCGATGCATCGCTAAcatacttcaagagagagagaggatgtgacgacatcacacagaaccatatataagctaagtacaattttttgaattcattccagtttgggcagtgaagtgtagttatcatgagtcgttagtcgattattactggggtgagtggtttgctaatcttttattttcctttcattaaaggaaactgtgttcaactccgaattctcatctagaattttttctctctttgtgctaattcctttttctttcagaaatttacaggaaatatctttgtgttcggttttctttcagaaattctcgggaaatgtcttgggattagtaacattgtttggggaattttattatacatatgcgtttacgcagtggacgtctgaattcatatagatattttgatagaatttcaaggggtcgaagagataggaaaagaaatacagcagtcatgacgccccctg
Coding sequences:
- the LOC137633074 gene encoding uncharacterized protein, with product MEAVGSTSSDIAQEIEIPVSCADCFLSYGEFVLAYSGKIEKLVDLCQRHNLIMQNKKCPHCQEVCRIDYKKHSFRCDKSYITKGRRRKRCSYKVSVFVGTWFSKGKLDIDTYLKFIVLWVQNWFGYKVAISELKLNKGTVCDWSSFCREVVINWVSRCSKKIGGHNCTVEIDESKFGKRKYNVGRVIDGQWVFGGICRESREFFLVPVETRDRDTLLSLIKERIEPGTTIISDCWRAYNCLAEEGFKHLTVNHTLHFVDLQT